TGTCGTTCCCGGGCTTCAGAGGGGAGGCACGAAGTATAGGTGGCTGGCCCTCGAACGAACGCCGTATGGGCTGGCTCCGGGAGAACGCGTTCGCCATCGCCATCGGAACGCTGCTCGTCTCCGGGGGGCTGCTGGTCGTCGTTCTCGGCTACGTGAGCCTGGTCGTCTACGCCGCGCTCACGGCGGGGGTCTCGCTCGTCGGAGTGGTCACCGACCTCGCGGTGCCGTATCTACCGGTCGTCGCGGTGCTCTTCGTCCTCCTGACCGTCTCCACCGTCGGCGTTAGCTGGGGGATACTGCGTCGACTCTCGCTCCCGAAGAGCGAACGCCTCGGCAGCGCGGCCGAACGCGCCGGCAAGCGCTATCCGGTCCTCGACGAACTCGGGGTCGCGGACTCCCTCACGCCGCCGGAGCCGACGACCGAGGAGAAGCTCGAGGAGCTGAAACGGCGGTACGTCGCGGGGGAGATAGACGAGACGACGTTCGAACGCGAACTCGACCGGTTCGTCGCGGACGACTCGGTCGACGACGAACGCGTGAACGACGAGCGGGAAGCCGCGCTGGACCGGCGCACGTCGTGAGCCGCTCGCGAACTCAGTAGTCGATCGTGGCGAACACGACCAGCACGACGACCAGCGCGAGCGCGCCGGCCCCCAGGAAGGCCTCGTCGAAGTAGCCCCAGTCGGCGATCGCCCCGAAGAGGATCGGGCTCAGTCCCCCGAGCCCGACGTACACTGTCCGAAGCGTGCCCAGATTGGTGCCCTGTGCGCCGTCCGGGAGGCGCTGGGTGAGGTCGGAGATGACGATCGTCTCGAAGCCGAGCAGCCCGCTGGCGAGCACGGTAACGAGGACGAGCAACCAGAGGTCCCCGACGAACGGCAACAGGCAGAGGGCTATCCCGGCCCCGCCCATGAACACCAGGAGTGGCGCGCGAACGCCGACCCGGTCGAACGCCCGACCGGCGACCGGTTTCAACACGATCCCGAGCGCGAAGAAGAAACCGAAGAGGACGGTCGCGGCCTGTACCGAGAGCCCCTTCTCGTCGGTGAGGTACGTCGGGTAGAACCCGATCACCGCCTGCATCACCACGCTCCAGAGAACGAGCAGCATCGTTCCGAGCAGCACGGTCGGTCGGGTGAGGGTCGAGACGACCCCGTCGAGGCCGAACGATTCGGTCGGCGACCCCGTCGAGGCGCGCTCCGGAAGCGTCACCCAGAGCCCGACAGCGGCGACCAAGAACAGCGGGATAGCGAACCCGAAGCCGAGCTGCCAGGCCGCGATGACCGCGATCGAGCCCGCGAGGGGTGGCATTACCGAGTTCCCGAGGTCGCCGGCGGCCATCGTGACCCCGGTCGCCGTCCCGAGGCGCTCCGGGTAGATCTTCTCCAGGATCGTGAACCGTGAAACGCCGTACAGCGCCGTCCCGACGCCGAACAGGGCTGTGGCGACGAACAGAACGCCGGGCGAACCCGAGACGACGACGAGCGTGAGCATCGTCGCCGCGAGAACGGAACTGACGACCAACAACAGCCGTTCACCGACCCGGTCGGCGAGGATCCCGCCGGGGAGTTGGCCGCACGCGTACGAGACCCAGAGCACCGACAGCAGGAGGCCGGCCGTGGAGAGCGAGAGCCCGTAGTCGGTGCGGAGGTAGGGCAACAACGCCGGATAGACCATCCGGAGGCTGATCGAGAGAAACCAGCCGAAAGCGACCGAGAAGAGCATCTTCTCGCGGCTGCCGCCCCAGAGGTCGGCAACCGTTCGTCTCGGTATCGAGAGCGGGTTCACGTGGGACTTGATTCTCCTGTACTTCCCTTCTCGTCGGTCGTTTTTTACGCTTGCTACATCACCAACGATGGTGGTGGTCGACGCTGACGACCGCCGAAGATGGGTTTTCCCTCGTCGGCGGGGATCACGGTTCCGTTCTCCGAACCGAGTCTCCGTACCGGTCGTTCCAGCGAGCGTCCTCACGCCGATTCGATCGCGGTCCGCCACGCCGTCGGGATCGGCCGCGAGCGTTCCGCCTCGGCGTCGTAGACCACTTGCACCGTCTCCGCGGTGGCAGCCACCGTGCCGTCTTCGAGGCGGATCTCGTACTCCATCGGGATCGACGACTCCCCGAGGTCGGGAATCGAGAGGCCGACCGTGACCGTCTGGTCCGGCGCGATGGGCTGCTGGAAGTCGACGGTCAGCGACGCGAGAACGGTCTCGACCTCAGTGAGCCCCGCGCCGACGACCTCGCGGAAGTAGTCGGCCCGCGCCTGTTCGAGGTAGGTCGCGAAGACCGCGTTGTTCACGTGCCCCATCGCGTCGATGTCGCGGAACCGGACCGCGATCGTGGTCTCGAACTCGTGTTGGGTCGTCATACGGTCGCTCGTCACGAGTCGTTTGTAACCCTGTCCATGTTCACGAGCTATGCATCGAGTTCCACGACCGGAGCGAAACGAACGAGCACCACCGAAAGGGAAATCGGGGCGCTCGACCAACGGGTGACGATGATCATCACCGAGGTCGGCGACGGCTATCGGTTCGTGACCCAGCCGGACCACGGGGCGCTCGCCGGCCGGCTGGCGGCACACTGGGGCAACGGGAGGTTCGACGAGCCCGCCCCGCGCTCGGCGGTGTGTCTCGCGGCGACCCATCACGACCACGGCTGGCACGACTACGACCTGCGGCCACACCGCGCCGACGACGGGACGCTCCGGGACTTCACGAACGTTCCCGACGAGGAGTGGGTGTCGTTCTACACACGGGGGATCGAGGCCGTCGCGGCGGTCGACGCGTACGCGGGCCTCCTGACCTCGATGCACGCGACCGGGCTCCATCGAGGTGGCTACGGGGTTCGACCGTCGATCCCCGACCAGTCGGACGAACCTCCCTACGAGTCGTTCATCGCGGAGCAGGAGCGTTTCCAGCGCGAGCGCCTCACGGAGCTACGGGACGGCCGTTACAGCCAGTACGCCGGGGAGGACGAACGGGAACTGCTCTCGGACCTCCACGAGACCGGGACCGTCGAAGAACTGGCTGCGTCCGCGGCGGGGAGTCGACTCTGGCGGAACTACCTCCTGTTGCAGACCGTCGACGTACTCTCGCTCTTCCTCTGTGGGTCGGCCTCGCTCGAACGAACGGAGATCGGCCCCGCGCCCACGGCCGACTCCGAGACGGCATCGCTCGGGATCGAACCGCTCGGGCCGTCGACGGTCGAAACGAAGCCATCGCCGTTCGATACCGCGCCGCTCGCAGTGTCCGTGCCGGCGCGAACCGTTCCCGAATTGGACCTGAATTCGACGGACGAGAGCGAGTTGGTCGCGGCGTTCTACGGTGCGGAACAGCGGTCGGTCGAGTTCACGCTCCGCTAACTGGTGGGAAAGACGGTCTTCGAGATGACGACCATCGCGCGTCGAACGCTCCACGAGCGCCAGGTTCCATCGAAGCGGCGAAAGCGAGGGACCACCGAGTTCGAAGCGGTAGTAACTACAGTCCGGAGCCCGTCCCACGACCGATGAACACCGCATGGCTGTACCTCGTCGTCGCCGGGGTGTTCGAGACCGGCTGGGCGATCGGCCTCGAACTCTCCGACGGATTCACCGACCCCCTGCCGAGCGTCGCTACGGTCGTCTCGATGGCGATCAGCGTCGTTCTCCTCGCGAAGGCGGTACAATCGCTCCCGATCGGGACGGCGTACGCGGTCTGGACCGGCATCGGCGCGAGCGCGACGGCCCTCCTCGGGATCGTGCTCTTCGGCGAATCGTCGAGCATCGCCCGGCTCGGCTTCATCGGGCTGATCGTCGTCGGCGTGATAGGGCTAGAGGTAACCGGCAGCGGAAGCGGCGTCTGAGAAACGGCTCGGTCGTCGCGGTCTCACGACCGGCGACGGACGGGGTCGTCTACCAGTCCAGGCTGCCGCCGCTCTGGTACTCCGTGACCTGGGTCTCGAAGAAGTTCTTCTCCTTGTTGAGGTCGACCTGTTCGGACATCCAGGGGAACGGGTTCTCGGTGCCGTACCGTTCGGGGAGGTTCAGCTGTTCGAGCCGTCGGTCGGCGATGTGCTCGACGTACTCGGCGAACTGGTCGGGGCTCATGCCGAGGATCTCGTCGGGACAGGCCTCGTAGGCGTAGATCTTCTCGAGGTCGACGGCGTCGGCGATGAGGTCTGCGACTTCCTCGCCGAACGCGTCGGTCCAGACACCGGGGTTCTCGGTTCGGATCTGGTTGATGAGGTCGACCCCGAAGCCGACGTGGAGCGACTCGTCGCGCATGATGTACTCGAACTGCTGGCCGATGCCGACCATCTTGTTCTGGCGTTTCAGCCCCAACATCATGGCGAAGCCGGCGTAGAAGAAGACGCCCTCCATGACGACGTAGAAGCCGACGAGGTCTCGGAGGAAGTTCCGGAGGTCCTCGTCGGTCTCGATGGTGAAGTCGTCCCGGTCGATCACCTGCGTGAGGTCGACCACGAAATCGTCCTTCTCCTTTATCGACGGCACGCGGTCGTACATCCCGTAGAGGTACTCGGGGTCGAAGCCCAGCGAGTCACAGCAGTAGATGAACGTGTCCGTGTGGATGGCCTCCTCGTAGGCCTGTCGGAGGAGGTACTGGCGACACTCCGGGGCGGTGACGTAGTCGTAGACCGCGAGCACGATGTTGTTCGCGGTGAGTGATTCGGCCGTCGAGAAGAACCCGAGGTTCCACTCGATGAGCTGGCGCTCCGCATCCGAGAGTTCGTCGCCGTTCCACTGGGTGACGTCGTCCTGCATCGGGACCTCCTCGGGCACCCAGTTGTTGTTGACCCCGGCCTCGTAGTACTCGCGCGCCCAGTCGTAGTCGATCGGCAGGATCTGATTCGGGTCGTGTTCGGCGTCGGTGTTGAGGATCGGCATTGGTGGAAGTAGTGGATAGCGGTGTTACTGACAGGCTTCGCAGGTCGGGTCCTCGACGCGACAGAGCTCGTCGCTCTCCGATTCAGGCCGGCCACCGTCGGAGGCCACTTCCTCGGAGCCACCTCTATGCTGGGTCTTGCCGTACTCGGACATGTCGAGCGTGGATTTCTCGATCTGGGAGGCCCCGAGCGTACGGAGGTAGTAGGTGGTCTTCAGCCCCAGCCGCCACGCCGTCTCGTAGACGTCCGTGAGGAGGGAGCCGTCGGTCGAGGGGAAGAAGACGTTGTGTGAGACCGACTGGTCGATCCACGTCTGGCGGTGGGCCGTCAGGTCGAGCTGGTGGCGCGGGTCGATCTCGAACGCGCCACGGTAGAGTTCCTTCATCTCGTCGGGAACGGCGTCGATCTCCTGGATCGAGCCGTCGTGGTACTTGATCCGGTCGATCATCTCCTGGTCCCAGAGGTCGCGCTCTTTCAGGTCCGAGACCAGCTGGTCGTTGATGATGGTGAAGTCACCCGACATGTTCGACTTGACGTAGAGGTTCGAATAGAGGGGCTCGATCGAGGGCGTCGTGCCGTTGATGGTCGAGACGGTCGCGGTGGGCGCGATCGCCATCGTGTTCGAGTTCCGCATCCCGTACTCGTCGACCTGCTCGCGCACGACGTACCAGTCCATCGTCTCCTCGCGATCGGTCGGGATCGTCCGACCGCGTTCGTCTTCGAGGAGGTCGACGGTGTCCTGGGGGAGCAGTCCGCGGTCCCACTTCGAACCCTCGTAACTCTCGTAGGCCCCGCGCTCCTCGGCGAGCTTCGAGGAGTTGTAGATCGCGTGATAGGAGACGAACTCCTGCCAGCGGTTGGCCTTCTCGATGGCCTCCTCCGAGTCCATCGGGACCTCGAGCTCCATCAGCGCGTCGTGAAAGCCCATCGTCCCGAGGCCGACCGGCCGGTGTTTCACGTTGGAGTTCTCGGCTCGGTCCGTGGGATAGAAACAGAGGTCGACGACGTTGTCGAGCATCCGCATCGCCGTCTCGACCGTCTCGGCGAGGTACTCGCGGTCGAGTTCCCCGTCCCGAACGTGGGTCGCGTAGTTGATGCTCCCGAGGTTGCAGACGGCGGTCTCGTCCTGACTCGTGTTGAGCGTGATCTCCGTACAGAGGTTCGAGGAGTGCACAGTTCCAACGTGGTCCTGTGGCGAACGGATGTTGCAGGGGTCCTTGAACGTCAGCCACGGATGGCCGGTCTCGAACAGCCGGGTGAGCATCTGTCGCCAGAGGTCCTCGGCGTCCATCTGCTCGTACTGGCGGAGCTCGCCGTCCTCGGCCATTCGTTCGTACTCCTCGTAGCGCTGTTCGAACGCGGACCCGGTGAGGTCGTGGAGGTCGTCGACCTCGTCCGGGCTGAAGAGGGTCCACCGCTCGCCGTTCTCGACGCGTTTCATGAACAGGTCGGGGATCCACGTCGCGGTGTTCATGTCCGGCGTCCGACGGCGCTCGTCGCCGGTGTTCCGTCGGAGGTCGGTGAACGCTGGGTAATCGAGGTGCCAGCAGGCGAGATACGCACACGCGGCCCCGCGTCGCTTGCCCGAGCGGTTGATCGCGGAGGTCACGTCGTTGCTGATCCGGAGGAACGGGATCACGCCCGTGCTCTCGACGCCGGTGGACTCGATCAGCGCGCCGGCCGACCGGAGGTTGGTCCAGTCGTTGCCGAGGCCGCCCGACCACTTCGAGAGCTGTGCGTGGTGTTTGTAGGCGTCGAAGATACCCTCCAGGTCGTCCTCGACGGTCGTCAGATAACACGACGAGAGCTGTGGGTGGGTCGACCCGCTGTGGAACAGCGTGGGCGTGGAGGGGGTGAACTCGAGCTTCGAGAGCACGTCGTAGAACTCCTTCGCGCGTGCCTGTGGGTCGTCCTCCTCCATCGCCAACCCCATGGCGATCCGCATCCAGAAGGCCTGGGGGAGTTCGAGGTGTTCGCCGTTCTGCTCGGTCTTGAGGAAGTAGCGCTGGTAGAGCGTCGACATCGCCATGTACTCGAACTTCCCGTCCCTGGCGATCTCGAGGTAGTCGGCGAGGTCTCCGAGGTCGAAGTCCTCGACGAGCCGCTCGTCGAGCAGGTCGAGGTCGACGGCGCGTTCGAGGTTCGCCGCGAACGTGTCGCGGTAGGCGCGGTCGAGGTCGAAACCGGTCAAGTCCTCGCCCAGGACCTCCCGGTAGTATCGCTGTCGGAACACCTCGCCGGCGATGCGTTTGAACGCCGGCTCACGCTCGACGCGTCCGGAGAGGGCTTGGAGCGTCGCCTGGTAGACTTCGTCGGGGCTCGCCCCCTCGTAGATGCTGTGTTCGACCTCCGCGATGAGGTCGTCGCGTGCCGCTTCGGGGAGGGCTCCTTCGTACTCGCTTCGTGCTCTATCGAGGATCGATGCAACGTCGACGGCGTTCGTGGCTTGCTGGCTCATGTGTTTGGTCGGTCGGCTGGTTCGAAATCATCGACTTCCGCATCGAGAACGGCATCGAGCTCCTGGAGGAACTCCTCGGGTTCGGAGAAGGCCTTGTAGACCGAGACGAACCGGATGTAGGCGACCTTGTCGACGTCGCGGAGGTGCTCCGAGACGAGTTCGCCGACCAGCCCCGACGAGACGATCCGCGTCTCGCGGTTCTGGAGACCCGTCTCGACTGTGTCGACGAGGTCTGTCACGGCTTCGTCGGTGACGCGGCGCTTCTCCACCGCCCGCTCGATGCCCGAACGGAGTTTGGAGCGGTCGAACGGCTCGATGGCCCCGTCGCGCTTTTTGACCTGGAGGGAGTCCCACTCGGGCCGTTCGTAGGTCGTAAAGCGAAACGAACAGCGCTGACACTCCCGACGACGGCGCACGGCCATCCGGTCGGCGCTCGTCTCGGTGTCGATGACGCGGGTTCGCTCGTCGCCACAGTCCGGGCATTGCATTGTTGTCACTCACTCCGCTGGTCGTCGCCCCACATACCGGGTGTGGGCCCGCTCGACCCCAACATCTGGTGTCCACCACACGCACATAAACCTTCCCCAACTGAGTTGCGAAGAATCAATCTGAGTTGTGCTCGATGGTTCCCGGGCGTGCTCCCACGACGCGGGACGGTCACCGCTGGTGGGCGGATTCCGCCCCGCTGGGACTACTGTTCGACCGTGCTAGCGAGCGCTCGCCGTCGCTCCCGCCGTTCGGTCAACGCGGCGTCACGGAGCCGTTCCTGCGCGGTCGTCGGGCAGCGGAGCTCCGGAACCGGGTCCGGACTCTCGTTCGCATCGAGCGCGATGAAGGTGAAGAACGAACTCGCCGTCTCGTTGTGCTCGTCCTTGCTGGGTCGTTCCGCCCGGACGTCGATCTTGACGTCCATGCTCGTCTTCCCGGTGTCGTAGACGTAGCCCTCGACCGTCACCACGTCACCCAGCTCTATCGGCGCGAGGAAGTCGACGTGGTCCATCGAGGCCGTCACCACCTGGCGATGGGAGAACCGCCGCGCCGCGATCGCCCCGCAGATGTCCATCCAGTGGAGTATCGAGCCGCCGAGCGCTCGACCGAGGTTGTTGGTGTCGTTCGGCATCAGGATCTCGCTCATCTCCGTATAGGACTCCTGTAGGGTCCTCGCGTCCGTCGAGTGGGACTCCGGCATGAGCCGCGTTGTCGGAAGGGGTACAAAACACTGTTCAATTTGTCCTAGCACAATCTGAGTTGTCTTAGCCGTCGTTTCGACCACCATCGACCACCCGCGAGTAGACGGCTGGCGAGTATTTCGAACACGTCCGTTCCGGATCGATACGACAAGCCCATCAGGCCTCTTCGAACCGTTGGCTCCTCAGCGCTGGTCGACGTGTCGGTGTTCGGGGATCGGTGTCGTGCGGCCGCTCGACGGCGAAACCACCACCGGCAACCCCTCGAACCCCTCCGACGACGAGAATCCCACGATGGCCGCGTCGGTGACCTCGCCGCCGCGAAGGTAGGGGACGAACCCCTCGGGGGCCTCGAAGGCGATCCGGTCGCCGACCGCGTAGGCCTGCGCCCACGGCGGGATCGACTCCCGCATGTCGACGTACCCCATCACGCCCGCGAGCGTCCGATACGTTTCCATGAGGACGAGTACTCCGGTCGAACCGAGGGACGGGAGACACTTAGCGCGTTCGCCGGGGAGGACAGCATCGTGTGAGGGACCAGAATGAGTATGTTCGATTTCCGAGCGGTGAAGACCGATC
This sequence is a window from Halococcus hamelinensis 100A6. Protein-coding genes within it:
- a CDS encoding SHOCT domain-containing protein, giving the protein MGWLRENAFAIAIGTLLVSGGLLVVVLGYVSLVVYAALTAGVSLVGVVTDLAVPYLPVVAVLFVLLTVSTVGVSWGILRRLSLPKSERLGSAAERAGKRYPVLDELGVADSLTPPEPTTEEKLEELKRRYVAGEIDETTFERELDRFVADDSVDDERVNDEREAALDRRTS
- a CDS encoding MFS transporter translates to MNPLSIPRRTVADLWGGSREKMLFSVAFGWFLSISLRMVYPALLPYLRTDYGLSLSTAGLLLSVLWVSYACGQLPGGILADRVGERLLLVVSSVLAATMLTLVVVSGSPGVLFVATALFGVGTALYGVSRFTILEKIYPERLGTATGVTMAAGDLGNSVMPPLAGSIAVIAAWQLGFGFAIPLFLVAAVGLWVTLPERASTGSPTESFGLDGVVSTLTRPTVLLGTMLLVLWSVVMQAVIGFYPTYLTDEKGLSVQAATVLFGFFFALGIVLKPVAGRAFDRVGVRAPLLVFMGGAGIALCLLPFVGDLWLLVLVTVLASGLLGFETIVISDLTQRLPDGAQGTNLGTLRTVYVGLGGLSPILFGAIADWGYFDEAFLGAGALALVVVLVVFATIDY
- a CDS encoding acyl-CoA thioesterase; its protein translation is MTTQHEFETTIAVRFRDIDAMGHVNNAVFATYLEQARADYFREVVGAGLTEVETVLASLTVDFQQPIAPDQTVTVGLSIPDLGESSIPMEYEIRLEDGTVAATAETVQVVYDAEAERSRPIPTAWRTAIESA
- a CDS encoding DUF3891 family protein, translated to MIITEVGDGYRFVTQPDHGALAGRLAAHWGNGRFDEPAPRSAVCLAATHHDHGWHDYDLRPHRADDGTLRDFTNVPDEEWVSFYTRGIEAVAAVDAYAGLLTSMHATGLHRGGYGVRPSIPDQSDEPPYESFIAEQERFQRERLTELRDGRYSQYAGEDERELLSDLHETGTVEELAASAAGSRLWRNYLLLQTVDVLSLFLCGSASLERTEIGPAPTADSETASLGIEPLGPSTVETKPSPFDTAPLAVSVPARTVPELDLNSTDESELVAAFYGAEQRSVEFTLR
- a CDS encoding DMT family transporter — its product is MNTAWLYLVVAGVFETGWAIGLELSDGFTDPLPSVATVVSMAISVVLLAKAVQSLPIGTAYAVWTGIGASATALLGIVLFGESSSIARLGFIGLIVVGVIGLEVTGSGSGV
- a CDS encoding ribonucleotide-diphosphate reductase subunit beta, which codes for MPILNTDAEHDPNQILPIDYDWAREYYEAGVNNNWVPEEVPMQDDVTQWNGDELSDAERQLIEWNLGFFSTAESLTANNIVLAVYDYVTAPECRQYLLRQAYEEAIHTDTFIYCCDSLGFDPEYLYGMYDRVPSIKEKDDFVVDLTQVIDRDDFTIETDEDLRNFLRDLVGFYVVMEGVFFYAGFAMMLGLKRQNKMVGIGQQFEYIMRDESLHVGFGVDLINQIRTENPGVWTDAFGEEVADLIADAVDLEKIYAYEACPDEILGMSPDQFAEYVEHIADRRLEQLNLPERYGTENPFPWMSEQVDLNKEKNFFETQVTEYQSGGSLDW
- a CDS encoding ribonucleoside-diphosphate reductase subunit alpha, encoding MSQQATNAVDVASILDRARSEYEGALPEAARDDLIAEVEHSIYEGASPDEVYQATLQALSGRVEREPAFKRIAGEVFRQRYYREVLGEDLTGFDLDRAYRDTFAANLERAVDLDLLDERLVEDFDLGDLADYLEIARDGKFEYMAMSTLYQRYFLKTEQNGEHLELPQAFWMRIAMGLAMEEDDPQARAKEFYDVLSKLEFTPSTPTLFHSGSTHPQLSSCYLTTVEDDLEGIFDAYKHHAQLSKWSGGLGNDWTNLRSAGALIESTGVESTGVIPFLRISNDVTSAINRSGKRRGAACAYLACWHLDYPAFTDLRRNTGDERRRTPDMNTATWIPDLFMKRVENGERWTLFSPDEVDDLHDLTGSAFEQRYEEYERMAEDGELRQYEQMDAEDLWRQMLTRLFETGHPWLTFKDPCNIRSPQDHVGTVHSSNLCTEITLNTSQDETAVCNLGSINYATHVRDGELDREYLAETVETAMRMLDNVVDLCFYPTDRAENSNVKHRPVGLGTMGFHDALMELEVPMDSEEAIEKANRWQEFVSYHAIYNSSKLAEERGAYESYEGSKWDRGLLPQDTVDLLEDERGRTIPTDREETMDWYVVREQVDEYGMRNSNTMAIAPTATVSTINGTTPSIEPLYSNLYVKSNMSGDFTIINDQLVSDLKERDLWDQEMIDRIKYHDGSIQEIDAVPDEMKELYRGAFEIDPRHQLDLTAHRQTWIDQSVSHNVFFPSTDGSLLTDVYETAWRLGLKTTYYLRTLGASQIEKSTLDMSEYGKTQHRGGSEEVASDGGRPESESDELCRVEDPTCEACQ
- the nrdR gene encoding transcriptional regulator NrdR, with translation MQCPDCGDERTRVIDTETSADRMAVRRRRECQRCSFRFTTYERPEWDSLQVKKRDGAIEPFDRSKLRSGIERAVEKRRVTDEAVTDLVDTVETGLQNRETRIVSSGLVGELVSEHLRDVDKVAYIRFVSVYKAFSEPEEFLQELDAVLDAEVDDFEPADRPNT
- a CDS encoding acyl-CoA thioesterase, with the translated sequence MPESHSTDARTLQESYTEMSEILMPNDTNNLGRALGGSILHWMDICGAIAARRFSHRQVVTASMDHVDFLAPIELGDVVTVEGYVYDTGKTSMDVKIDVRAERPSKDEHNETASSFFTFIALDANESPDPVPELRCPTTAQERLRDAALTERRERRRALASTVEQ